GGTTACGGACAATTTACCTTCTTGTTGTAATTGCATGATTACGGCAGCGGTAAATTGTTTGGTGATGGAGCCAATCTGGAAGATGGTATTAACATCAACCGGCAGTTTTTGCGCGGCATCTTTATACCCAAAACCTTTTTGGTAAATGACAGTACCTTTTTGGGCCACAAGCACAGTACCATTGAATTGGTGATCTTTTGCATAGGCAGTGAGCAAGGTGTCCATTTTATCCTGCGGGCGTTGGGCAGATAAGTGTGATGCTATAAATACGAGGAATAAGAGCCAGGAGTTTTTTTTCATAGGAGACTTTGTTAATTGTGCAAATGATTTGTATTTCATGTTAGGTGTTTAAAATTGCTTTGTGCACTTTACGTGTAGTATCTGTAAGATCTTTTGCTCTATTTTGAAATGGAAACGGTGATGCTGTAAAGATGGCCCTTTGAATAAGGCCAAGATTCTAATTGTGATTAAACACCTGTTTTTTGTGACGAAAGAGAAAGTGCATGAACTACTAACGGAAAAGGGTATTTGGAGCCTGCATTCCCTGCGAAGTCTTACTTCCTGGCTTATATGCTGTGGCATAGGCTCCGCGGCCTTTCTAGAAGGCTAACGTTTCCCTACTGGTTACACCAATATACTAGGCAATGCCGAGTCTCGCCGGTAAAACGGAAAAAGAAATTGGAAAGGGGTTAATCAACCTTTGGTTTTAGGTCTAAGCGGGGACTTCACCGCCTGGCTGTGTAGCATAGGGAGACCCCGCTTGTCCTATAAGATATGTTTCTAGCTTATGACTTAAACTTAACTTTAGAGTGATGATGTTATGCATATTGAGTCCACTATTGTCCATTATCAATTCCTGCTATTAATAATATTGTTTTAATAATAGCAATGACTCCAAAGAAAATCCAGGAAGGAAGGAGAAAGCAATAAAGTCTTATTCTGATCTGCCACATAAACAAATTACAGCTTGGCAATAAAAGGAGCATCGCTTTTGTAAACCCCTCATCATCGTGAAGTCCAGGAATTACAGTATGTGCAAGAAATGATAGCAAAACTGCTGGAATAAATATGAGTAGAAATAAAAAGGCTTTGCCAACGATTGGAACATTGGCAATGTCCTGTATCCATTCAACATTTGATCTCACTCCTAAAAGCAATAGTGGCATAAACAGGTTTTAGCTTTGGTTTTTATTTCTTGTTTTCTCTATGTATGCTATTGTGCTGCCATTTTAATTTTCATTAAGAAGCATCCAGGAAGTACCAAATTTATCACGAAGCATGGCAAAGCGATTGGCAAAAAAAGTTTTCTCCATCTTCATAAAGATTTCACCTTCGCTAGAAAGCAGATTATAAATTTGTTCTGCTTTTTCTGGCGTATCAAATCTAAGGGTCAGGTAGGCGCTACGCATAGGCTCGGCATTGGGAATGTCGGCCCCTCTGACAATAACACCACCTATTTCTATCATGGCATGAAGAATGGGGTCCTTCCATTCTGTCGGAAAGTGGGCAGGCGGTTGCTGGTGCGTAGCCATCATAGTTATCTTTCCACCAAGATGCTGCTCGTAAAACTGGAAAGCTTCTTTGCAACGTCCCGCGTAGTTAATATAAATATCCAGTTTTATGGAGTTGTCGGTATTCATGATTTTGCTTTAGTTAGTTTGATAGCTAAATTATAGGTAAAGATGATGCTAACTTTACAATTTTAAGGGTGGATTTACGACATAATAGAGGCGTATTGCGCAATTGTAAATAAGTTCAGTCCTAGCCGTGTCTCCTTTGCCGGGCTATTGTGCAGGGGACACGGCGTTTGCAGCAGCACCGTCTCCCTGCTTACTCACAAAGCCTTCCTATAGGAGACACGGCTAGTACCGAAGAGATATACCATAATTATTTAATCAGCATCAGCGATGCCATGGTTTCTATTCCATCAAACAAATTACCAATACGAATATTTTCATTTTCAGCGTGCTGATTGTTATCGTGGTTGGCAATGGGAACCGTTACGGTTTTGGCATTCAGGTATTTTTCAAATAAGAATAAAGGAAGACTGCCTCCCATCGTTGGCTGTAGTACAATTTGTTCTTTGGATGTGGCTTTAACGGCTGCAATAACTTTTTGTATAATAGGCAGATCCATGGAGGTACGCTGCGCATTGATGCCGTCCTGCCCGGGTATTACTTTTATGATCTTTGCATATTTTTCTCTTTCGTTATCGGTAGGCTCACTATCCGTTATGTAGTAACCCTGTGCTTTTATGTGATCGATTACTTTTTGTTGCTGCCTTTTCCAATCGTTACCTAATACCAACCTTAAATCAAGAACTGCGGTGGCAAAGGTCGGAATTTGATTAGATGCCATCTTTCCTACATTGCCACTTTGCATGCCGTTGATGTTCAACGAAGGCTGGTTGATGGCCTCACTTAATGTTACGCCCTGCATTTCAACGGCACTTATTCCCAGTTCTTTTTCCATTTGTGTATCCACTGAAGGCACTTCTTCCAACGCTTTCCTTTCAGAAGGGGACAAAGGAATTACATCATCATAAAATCCTTTAATTGTCACTCTTCCGTTTTCATCTTTCATAGAGGCTAACAATTTTGCCAGCATCATGGCGGGGTTGGGGGCCCAGTTGCCATAATGGCCGCTATGTAGTGGCCTCTTTGAAGCATACACCGTAAGGTCAAGATGTGTATCACCGCGAACACCGAATACAATTTGTTTTTTCCCCGATTGATGAACGGGGCCGTCACAAATGATCCATAGGTCGGACTGGAGTAACGACCGGTACTTCTCCAGTATTTCATTTAGATGTGGAGAGCCTGCTTCCTCTTCTCCTTCAAAGAAAAACTTAAGATTACAGCCTGGAGTCAACTTGCTTTTCCGGATGGCATCATACGCATTCAAAATGGCATCAACTCCTGCCTTGTCATCAGCAGCACCGCGAGCATAGATCCTCCAGTCGTTAGTATAGCTTCCATCTGTAGGAAAAGGAATAGGGAGTCCCCCTTTATCTATAGCTTTTGAAAACAACTTTGGCTGAAACGGATCAAGCCCTTTAGCCCATTGAGCAGGATTAACAGGCTGCCCGTCGTAATGAGCATAAAAGATAAGGGTTTGTTTTGCTCCGGGAACGATTACTTCACCATATACAGCCGGCGGTGCGCCTGCTGTAGAAGCATTTAAAAGCTGTACTTTTTGAATACCCCGTTTGCTCATCATCGTCATAAGGAAAGCCGCAGTCTGTTGTTGGCCGGCAGGGTTTGCTGCAACATTTGGAAAAGAAAGAAATTCAGCGAACTCATTGATAATATTTCCGGCGTTTTTAGTTCCGTATTCTCTGATTGTTAGAACCTCTCGTGATTGGGCCGAAACGAATCCATCAATCAGAAAACTGAAAAGGAAAAAGAAGAAATATTTTCTCATGAAATGGAATTAATTCTATGCAACTAATATTGGTTAAGTAAGTTGTCTATAGTATATCGCACAATGGAACAGGTATTTGTGAAGTGGCTGTCGTCTGAGTTACAGCAGCTCCATTAACCTAATTCAGTTAATTAATGATTTGTTGTTGAAAGGTAGTGCTGAAGCAGCTATTTCACAAATATGGTGTGCTTGTTGCACAACTCAGCCTCCTAAAGCCACTGTAAAAGTGGTAAATTAAACCATGCAAGGAAAGAAACCTTTTCAAGACAAGCGCCTTGCTTCCTTCCGCCTCTCGGAGCGGGTGCCGCGTGACAACTTCTACCGCCGCTTAAAAGCAATCATGGATGTGGAGTGGCTCTATGAAGCCACCCAAAAGTACTATGGCCGTGAGGGCCACAAATCGCTGGACCCGGTGGTGTTCTTCAAACTCATTTTAATTGGTTATCTCGAGAACCTCTTAAGCGATCGAAGAATCATCCAGACCGTCAGCCTGCGCCTGGATCTTTTGTACTTTATCGGTTACTCCCTGGACGAACCGCTGCCCTGGCATTCTACCATCAGCCGCACGCGTCAACTTCTGGGTGAAGAGGTCTTTAAAGAACTCTTCAAACGGGTCTTACGCCAGTGTGTGCAACAAGGCATGGTGAAGGGCAAACGCCAGGCCCTGGACTCGGTGCATGTCAAAGCCAATGCGTCGATGGACTCCTTAAAAGAAAAAGAAATTGTGCAGGACGGGGAAGCCTATGCAGGTGAACTCGGTGAAGATGCAGAGGACGAAGAGCAAACAGAAAAGCAAACCGTCTCCGTCTTCAAACACCAGCAAGTGCAGTGGCATCACGGCTGGAAGCGGAAGGCCTACAAAGGGCGGCCCAGTGGTGGATGGCGGGCTCGCTTTGTCTCCAACCACACCCACTACAGCACTACCGATGGGGATGCCCGTGTGGCCGTCAAACCCGGCAAGCCCCGCCAGTTAAACTATTTGGGGCAACTCAGTGTCGATACCGCCCATCACGTTATTACTTGTATACAGGCCGACTATGCCAGTAAAAAAGACTCGCAGTGTTTGCCCTCATTACTCCGGCATACCATTGACAATGTAAAGGCGGTAGGCTTAAAAGTAAAAGAAGTACTCTGCGATGCGGGCTACTCCTCTTCGGAGGCCCTAAAAGCACTGAAGCAGTACCGTGTCACCGGCTATATCCCCAACTTTGGGCAATATAAACCCACCCGGGAAGGCTTCCGCTATTTTGCCGGCGGGGATTATTACCAATGCTCCCGGGGAGTAAGGCTTCCTTTTAAACGCATCAAGGACTCTCATGATGGCACGTACCAGATGCGGGTCTACAGAAGCAGTTCTTTGGATTGCAGGAACTGCCCTTTGAGAAAAACCTGTATTGGTAAAAGTGATTTTAAAAAGATTGAAGACACTGTAGACAAACCCCTCTATGATGAGATGCATCTCCGGCTACAAACCCGCAAAGCCAAACGTATGAAACGGCTTAGGCAAGCCACCGTCGAACCGGTGATTGGTACCCTGGTGAACTTTTTAGGGATGCGACGAGTGAACACAAGAGGCATCCAGCTGGCCAACAAGTGTTTGCTGATGGCCGCCGTGTGTTATAATTTGAAAAGACTCCTAAAATGGATGGGGGAAGCCGAAGGCAAAGGCGAAAAAACGCTTGGCCAGCTACTGGTTATGCTGTACTGGCTACCGGTTCTCTACAGCCGAAGAGGAGAGCAAATACAAACCAGCTTAAGCTACGCTTGCTAAAATCAAAAAACCACATACAAATACTGTTTTAGTTCCGAGTTGTGCAACAGCCACTCGTGTTGTACGCAGATTATGGAAGCTGCTTTACAAAGTTTTCCAGTTCCACTTGATTGTTATTCAGCAAGAAATCTAAATCATCACTACTTAAAGTATTAAATTGCTTGAAGAAGAGTTGCTCATCTTCGCTATGGCGGGAACTTTCTGGTATTACTACGCCAAACTCACTAGCACTTACACTCCACCTAGCTCCATAAAAAAAGCTACCATTATAGCCTCGTTCAAGTTCAATATAAAACGACTTTTGATTATCTGGCTGGCTTCCACGCTTGAACTTGTTATTAAACTCACCCTTTATAATGCTATCCTCTCGAATAAAGAGCGTCTCGAAATACTCAGAAATATCTTTAAAAAAGTAGTAAGATTTATCAAAGTAAATAGGCGTTTGACTTCCATTGTTAAAAGTCTTCAAGTCGTAAACTCCTTGATTAATAACAGGTATTATTAATGAAATCTCTCGTTTATTTATGAAAAAAGGTTTACCACCAATGCTTTCTTCAAAAGTGGCATAGGAATAATTCTTGTTAGAATTTTCTTCATCAAGATAGAATCTCATGAGGTTATAAACTTGCAGATATCGGAACAGGTGTTTCGGAAGCAGTGGTCGTCTGAGTTCCTACTGCCTTTACCTATTCCTTTGTTGATTAAAGATAAGCTGTTGAGCACTTACACAAAAGCCGCTGTTTTCGGAACACAGTGTTAGCGGCGTTGTCATTTATTCGTTGCTTAGTTGAAGTATGTACTCTTTTCCTGTCTCCGCTTTTATTTGATAAAGTTCGACAATAGGTCGCCTTATGGTAAACAGCTTATCTAAATCAAAATCGTTGAGTGAAAAGCGAAATTCGGGAAGAACTAAGTTGTCACCGTCCAATACAGAAGCGATGCATAAAGAATTGGTCTCATGGTCATTGCTAGCGATGAACCTAAAGAGAAGCTCTTTACCGTCAGGGTTTTTGAAATAACACTCCAACCAAACACTTTGATAAATGAAATGGAAGTTATCCTCCTCGATTGTTATTGGCCTCCTTAAGACATAAAAACCTGGCTTTTCCATGCCCCAGACGTTGAAGGCCTCAATTTCACCAACCCCTCTCTGAGGAATGACGTATCTGACCTCGGTTGTTTCGTCAAGAACACTCATTGTCAGTACAAGGTTATTTTGCATTTTTTCTCACATGGGTTTGAAGACCGTGGAAGGCAGTCGCAGCTAGCTCCCAAATATACTCATGTTTTTGCAGGCTTAGGGTCTAAGCGGGGTCTTCACTGCCTGGCCTGTATAGCAGCAATATGAGTTTTGTAGGTAGCAAATTATCCAGCATGCTGTGAGGATATAAAAGGCTCAGCAAACTCTATTCGTCCCTCATCCATTAGTGCTTTTAAAAGAGAATAAATGGGATTATAGTTAACAGCGGCAGGAATTTCAACAACAAAATACCTGTTACTTAATCCTTCAGTTATACAACCAAGAACAGCCAACTGTTCTCTAAGCTCAGATGTTTTATAAGGTTCTTTCATCAATACAACCTGGACAACGGAACTTCCTGACCGTTGCCTTACTTCTCGAAATGTAAGCATCTTCTCATCACTGTCGTGTTCAGCATAAAAAATATCATCTGGAGCTATATCAGGGCCATAAAACGGAATTGAGTCCAATTGATAAAGTCCATTTTCCTTATCTACTATCAATGCCCACATTGTCTCAACGGTTTCTTCTTCAAGAACATCACTGTAATAACGGAAAAGCACTTTAGTGTGAGATTCTTCTTGCATATTTGGAGTAGTATTGGGTTGCCTAACTACCAAATATAGGTATGTTTAGGTCTAAGCAGGGCCTTCACAGTCAAGCCTTGTAGCGCAGCGAGTCCCCCCTTATGTATGGAAAGCTGTTCAAAACATCCTTAAGTAATCACAATACTTCTCCCCAAAATAGTACAAGCGGCCTACGCTTCTTTTCTCTTTCGTTTATCTTAGTATCAGTCTGCATGAGCGCGTATGCCACACATACCGACGAAGAGCTGGTGCGCCTAATCAAAACAGGCGACACCGCTGCGTTTACCGAAGCCTACAACCGGTATTGGGAGCAGCTGCTGGCCCTGGGCTATTATTACACGCACCAGAAACAAGCCGCTGAAGACATCGTCCACGAAGTATTCACAAGCCTATGGGCACGACGAACCGAGCTGCCCATTCAATCCCTGAAAGCCTACCTGGCCACCGCAGTGAAGTTTTCTGTATTTAAAACCATTGCACGTGATAAACGACGACGCGAGCTGCAGCAGGGGATGAATATACCGGAACACACCACCGACGTAGAGGAAAAGCTGGATGCCCGCTTCTTGCAAGATTATCTCAATGGCGTGGTGGAGCAACTGCCCGACAAAGCACGCCTGGTGTTTACTTACAGCCGCGCAGAGGAGTTGTCAGTAAAAGAGATTGCTACCAAAATGGACCTTTCCCCCAAAGCTGTTGAATACCACATGACCAAGGCCCTGCGCGCCTTAAAAGAGGCGGTCAAAAAAATAAAATTCTTTTTTGTTTAGGGATCGGTAGGGCTGGTGGTACTATAGAGTATGACCGAGCAATACATAGAAGAGCTGGTGCAGAAATACGCCGATGGCACAGCCACTCCTAAGGAGGTGCAGCAGCTGATGGACTGGTATCATGCCGCGCCCATTGGCGATGTGCCATGGCCGGATACTGACGCACAGGAAAAGGAGAAGGTGCAACAGCGCATGTTGCAGCGGCTGCAAAACACACTTCCAGCAAAGAAAGGTCACCTTTATTGGTTAACACCCTTGCGTGTTGCGGCGGCCGTACTGATTGCGGTTTTATCTGCTGCTCTTTTTTATTATTGGCCATCGGCACCTGTAGCCTATATTACTATTACCAATCCTTCCGGGCGTATCAAGCAAGTGCAACTGCCTGATGGTAGCACCGTGTGGCTCAACGCAGCTACTACACTTAAATATGCCAGCGCCTTTTCTAAACACCGCCAACTGCAACTGGATGGCGAAGCCTTCTTTGATGTAACGCACAATGCGGAGCATCCCTTCTCTGTAGAAGCGGGCGAGGTACAGGTAACAGTACTGGGCACACGTTTTAATATTTCTGGATATACTTCTTCTAACCGTACTACAGTTTCCCTACTAAAAGGAAAGGTTCGCGTGTCGGCTGAAGAAAAAGAGCTGGCCGTGCTTAGTCCTGCTACCCAGTTGGAGTGGGATCGGCAATTAAGAAAAGCAATTACGAAGTCCATTGATACAACAGCCGCAGTAGCATGGAAAGCAGGTCGGCTGCAGTTCCAGGGACAAACGCTGGGCGAGATCATGCAGGCCCTGGAGCGCTGGTATGGAGTGCCGGCTCACTTTACTAATTCCAACTTAAGCCAGTGCCGTTACTATATGAGCTTTGATAGTGCTATGCCACTGAAAAAGGTACTGGACCTGATGACAGAGATCACCGATATGCACTTTGCTCTTGACAAACAAACCATTATTATTTCTGGCAAAGGCTGTCAGTAAGTTTTAAATCGTTGAGAACCTATTTATGCGAACATTCTTGTGTAGTCTTTTCTTTTTACTGCCTTTCTTAGGCAAAACGCAGCGTATGGAAGATGTGCGCATCTCCCTGCGGCTGCAAGACGTTTCTTTACAAACCCTAATGCAGCGTATTGAGTCGCTCACACCATTTCGCTTCCAGGCCAGGGCGGAAGACATTGAACGTGAAGCACACATATCTATTCAGGCTACTGATCAACCTGTAAGTGATATCTTAAAAAAAGCCCTGACGGGCCGCCACCTCCAGTTTCGACAGGTAGGTACCAACATCATATTATCTCGTAAGGAAACAAATACAGGCACCGGAAAGAAGTATGCACTGCATGGCACTATCCGCTCCGCTAAATCAGGTGAGACTATTATTGGCGCCACCATAAGCATTGTGAATACGTCTACAGCTACCACTACCAATGAGTATGGTTTCTATTCCCTCACCTTACCCGAGGGACAGTATACCGTGCAGCTGTCTGCGGTGGGTTTAGAAACAAAACAGGTAGCTGTTGATCTAACAAAAGACAGCCAGCTTTCCCTAAACCTGGAAGAAGAATCTAAAGAGCTGGCCACCGTTACCGTTACAGCTAGTGCCACCGCTACAAGCCGTAAGTCTCCCCAAATGAGTATGGAGCGTATCAATGTACGATCGGTGCGTAACATCCCGGTGATCTTTGGTGAGCGCGATGTATTAAAGACCATGCAGCTGTTGCCCGGTGTAAAGAGCGCTGGTGAAGGCAACAGCGGTTTTTATGTACGTGGCGGCACGGCCGATCAAAACCTGATCCTGCTGG
This genomic interval from Flavisolibacter tropicus contains the following:
- a CDS encoding VOC family protein; this translates as MNTDNSIKLDIYINYAGRCKEAFQFYEQHLGGKITMMATHQQPPAHFPTEWKDPILHAMIEIGGVIVRGADIPNAEPMRSAYLTLRFDTPEKAEQIYNLLSSEGEIFMKMEKTFFANRFAMLRDKFGTSWMLLNEN
- a CDS encoding M20/M25/M40 family metallo-hydrolase, whose translation is MRKYFFFFLFSFLIDGFVSAQSREVLTIREYGTKNAGNIINEFAEFLSFPNVAANPAGQQQTAAFLMTMMSKRGIQKVQLLNASTAGAPPAVYGEVIVPGAKQTLIFYAHYDGQPVNPAQWAKGLDPFQPKLFSKAIDKGGLPIPFPTDGSYTNDWRIYARGAADDKAGVDAILNAYDAIRKSKLTPGCNLKFFFEGEEEAGSPHLNEILEKYRSLLQSDLWIICDGPVHQSGKKQIVFGVRGDTHLDLTVYASKRPLHSGHYGNWAPNPAMMLAKLLASMKDENGRVTIKGFYDDVIPLSPSERKALEEVPSVDTQMEKELGISAVEMQGVTLSEAINQPSLNINGMQSGNVGKMASNQIPTFATAVLDLRLVLGNDWKRQQQKVIDHIKAQGYYITDSEPTDNEREKYAKIIKVIPGQDGINAQRTSMDLPIIQKVIAAVKATSKEQIVLQPTMGGSLPLFLFEKYLNAKTVTVPIANHDNNQHAENENIRIGNLFDGIETMASLMLIK
- a CDS encoding IS1182 family transposase; amino-acid sequence: MQGKKPFQDKRLASFRLSERVPRDNFYRRLKAIMDVEWLYEATQKYYGREGHKSLDPVVFFKLILIGYLENLLSDRRIIQTVSLRLDLLYFIGYSLDEPLPWHSTISRTRQLLGEEVFKELFKRVLRQCVQQGMVKGKRQALDSVHVKANASMDSLKEKEIVQDGEAYAGELGEDAEDEEQTEKQTVSVFKHQQVQWHHGWKRKAYKGRPSGGWRARFVSNHTHYSTTDGDARVAVKPGKPRQLNYLGQLSVDTAHHVITCIQADYASKKDSQCLPSLLRHTIDNVKAVGLKVKEVLCDAGYSSSEALKALKQYRVTGYIPNFGQYKPTREGFRYFAGGDYYQCSRGVRLPFKRIKDSHDGTYQMRVYRSSSLDCRNCPLRKTCIGKSDFKKIEDTVDKPLYDEMHLRLQTRKAKRMKRLRQATVEPVIGTLVNFLGMRRVNTRGIQLANKCLLMAAVCYNLKRLLKWMGEAEGKGEKTLGQLLVMLYWLPVLYSRRGEQIQTSLSYAC
- a CDS encoding DUF4265 domain-containing protein — protein: MQEESHTKVLFRYYSDVLEEETVETMWALIVDKENGLYQLDSIPFYGPDIAPDDIFYAEHDSDEKMLTFREVRQRSGSSVVQVVLMKEPYKTSELREQLAVLGCITEGLSNRYFVVEIPAAVNYNPIYSLLKALMDEGRIEFAEPFISSQHAG
- a CDS encoding RNA polymerase sigma factor, with translation MSAYATHTDEELVRLIKTGDTAAFTEAYNRYWEQLLALGYYYTHQKQAAEDIVHEVFTSLWARRTELPIQSLKAYLATAVKFSVFKTIARDKRRRELQQGMNIPEHTTDVEEKLDARFLQDYLNGVVEQLPDKARLVFTYSRAEELSVKEIATKMDLSPKAVEYHMTKALRALKEAVKKIKFFFV
- a CDS encoding FecR family protein, giving the protein MTEQYIEELVQKYADGTATPKEVQQLMDWYHAAPIGDVPWPDTDAQEKEKVQQRMLQRLQNTLPAKKGHLYWLTPLRVAAAVLIAVLSAALFYYWPSAPVAYITITNPSGRIKQVQLPDGSTVWLNAATTLKYASAFSKHRQLQLDGEAFFDVTHNAEHPFSVEAGEVQVTVLGTRFNISGYTSSNRTTVSLLKGKVRVSAEEKELAVLSPATQLEWDRQLRKAITKSIDTTAAVAWKAGRLQFQGQTLGEIMQALERWYGVPAHFTNSNLSQCRYYMSFDSAMPLKKVLDLMTEITDMHFALDKQTIIISGKGCQ